The following coding sequences are from one Leptospira mayottensis 200901116 window:
- a CDS encoding ATP-binding protein translates to MKDSKKLLLVKHNEGSYVMFLPTDLTSIRELRLALKSSLLENSFSNKAVVDIELAADEALTNSISANVISGSNEMIICRWKIKDHKFTMWIMDYGSGLKSSKLESFPVDIRVTNLDEYLNRVKQHQEKKCETLPLKGVLIPHRNVGRGLQIIQSLMDTFKITYHCGGGQISSDPNERNIQGSIIELGFDSSKHLV, encoded by the coding sequence ATGAAGGATTCCAAGAAATTATTGCTAGTTAAACATAATGAAGGTTCTTACGTTATGTTTCTTCCAACCGATTTAACTAGTATCAGAGAACTCCGGTTAGCTTTGAAAAGTTCTCTTTTAGAAAATTCTTTTTCAAACAAAGCCGTCGTTGATATAGAGTTAGCGGCGGACGAAGCTCTTACAAATTCGATTTCGGCTAATGTAATATCGGGCTCTAACGAAATGATTATCTGTCGTTGGAAGATCAAGGATCATAAGTTCACAATGTGGATCATGGATTACGGTTCCGGACTCAAATCCTCGAAACTGGAATCCTTTCCTGTAGACATTCGGGTAACTAACCTTGATGAATATTTAAACCGTGTCAAACAACACCAGGAAAAAAAATGCGAAACCCTTCCTTTAAAGGGAGTTCTAATTCCACACCGGAATGTAGGAAGAGGGCTGCAGATCATTCAGTCGTTGATGGATACTTTCAAAATCACGTATCATTGTGGAGGAGGGCAAATCTCGTCTGACCCTAATGAGAGAAACATCCAAGGATCTATCATCGAACTCGGTTTCGATTCTTCTAAACATCTCGTATAA
- the gltX gene encoding glutamate--tRNA ligase, whose protein sequence is MNQNREVRTRFAPSPSGFLHVGGARTALFNYLYAKSQGGKFILRIEDTDQNRSTEDSFKIILESLKWLGVHWDEGPEIGGEYGPYIQSQRLGIYKEYTEKLLKEKKAYRCFCTQEELEAKKKQAEAMGVPYVYDGLHANMSDEEVEEKLKQGIPYSIRFKTPSKTLIVDDIIQGKVKFETKLIGDFIIVKSDGFPSYNYAVVVDDALMKITHVIRGVGHLSNTPRQILLYEALGYEIPEFAHASEIVGMDGKKLSKRAGATSILAFRDLGYLPETFRNYMALLGWTSSDGREFLPESELEKIFDVHRCSKSPSTFDVFKKPKGGEDEIVTNFSDLTQIAEAMNPKSKLNWLSNRTIRDLKISKVLESLLPFLKDRKDIPEEVKNINSPVLTSIIESIRVYLDNLTQAPDYIAEFFVTDLKIQSEEAAGFLKEGDGTKVIKEFYEMLKDSNPKTDENYKDLMSKVGEVTGQKGKTLYMPIRAATTGKSAGLELPILFPLLGKEKLLQRIEQTAKEAGIPLST, encoded by the coding sequence ATGAATCAAAATAGAGAAGTTCGTACCCGGTTTGCACCGTCTCCCAGCGGATTTTTACACGTAGGTGGAGCGAGAACCGCCCTTTTCAATTATTTATACGCAAAATCCCAAGGTGGTAAATTCATTTTAAGGATTGAAGACACAGATCAAAACAGATCTACCGAAGATTCTTTCAAAATCATATTAGAATCTTTGAAATGGTTAGGAGTTCATTGGGACGAGGGTCCGGAGATAGGAGGAGAATACGGTCCATATATTCAGAGCCAACGTCTCGGCATCTACAAAGAATATACGGAAAAACTTCTGAAAGAAAAAAAAGCCTATCGTTGTTTTTGTACACAGGAAGAATTAGAAGCAAAGAAGAAGCAAGCGGAAGCGATGGGGGTGCCTTACGTCTACGACGGACTACACGCAAACATGTCCGACGAGGAAGTAGAGGAAAAGCTCAAACAAGGAATTCCGTATTCAATTCGATTTAAAACCCCTTCTAAAACTCTCATCGTCGACGACATCATTCAAGGAAAAGTAAAATTCGAAACCAAATTGATCGGAGATTTTATCATCGTTAAGTCAGACGGATTTCCCTCCTACAATTACGCAGTTGTAGTTGACGACGCTCTTATGAAGATCACGCATGTGATTCGCGGAGTGGGACATCTTTCCAACACTCCTCGACAAATCTTATTGTACGAAGCTTTGGGTTATGAAATTCCCGAGTTTGCACATGCATCCGAAATTGTAGGAATGGACGGAAAAAAACTTTCCAAAAGAGCAGGTGCGACTTCCATTCTCGCGTTTAGAGATTTAGGATATCTTCCGGAAACGTTTCGAAATTACATGGCTCTTCTCGGATGGACTTCCTCCGACGGAAGAGAATTTCTTCCTGAAAGCGAACTCGAAAAAATTTTCGACGTGCATCGCTGTTCTAAATCTCCCTCCACATTTGATGTATTTAAAAAACCAAAAGGTGGGGAAGACGAAATCGTAACGAACTTTTCGGACTTAACTCAAATTGCGGAAGCAATGAACCCGAAATCGAAACTCAATTGGTTATCGAATAGAACTATCAGAGATTTGAAAATATCCAAAGTATTAGAAAGTCTATTACCGTTCTTGAAAGATAGAAAGGATATTCCTGAGGAGGTGAAAAACATAAATAGTCCCGTGCTTACTTCCATAATCGAATCTATAAGAGTATATTTGGACAACCTCACTCAAGCTCCGGACTATATTGCGGAATTTTTCGTTACCGACTTAAAGATCCAATCGGAAGAAGCGGCTGGATTTTTGAAAGAGGGGGATGGCACCAAAGTAATCAAGGAATTTTACGAAATGCTGAAGGATTCCAATCCGAAGACCGATGAGAATTATAAGGACCTGATGTCCAAAGTCGGAGAAGTTACCGGACAAAAAGGAAAAACTCTCTATATGCCGATCCGAGCGGCAACTACCGGAAAATCGGCTGGGTTGGAGCTACCGATTTTATTCCCTCTTTTAGGGAAAGAAAAGCTCCTTCAGAGAATTGAACAAACCGCCAAAGAAGCGGGAATTCCATTGTCGACTTGA